One region of Turicibacter bilis genomic DNA includes:
- a CDS encoding endonuclease/exonuclease/phosphatase family protein has protein sequence MKLLTLNCHAWQEENQIEKIQHLAQVIKEKQYDVIALQEVMQLIDTTTSEKVKQDNYAVVLLSELMKLGVNDYKFVWDLAHIGFDIYEEGLAILTRCEINNAKSFLVTKSDDIKNFRTRRVIGLEIMHENQPVTVYSCHLGWYHDEEEPFQGQVNELVAQLNPNHLNIVMGDFNNDANIRDEGYDYLLSKGLIDTYKVANINDEGMTVEGKIDGWSDNKKDLRIDLVLTNQPVRVKSSHVIFNGKNKEVVSDHFGVEVELELTH, from the coding sequence ATGAAGTTATTAACCTTAAATTGTCATGCTTGGCAAGAAGAAAACCAAATTGAAAAAATTCAACATTTAGCACAAGTCATTAAAGAAAAACAATATGATGTCATTGCTTTACAAGAAGTCATGCAGTTAATTGACACAACGACTTCAGAGAAAGTAAAACAAGATAATTATGCAGTCGTTTTATTAAGTGAATTAATGAAGTTAGGCGTTAATGATTATAAATTTGTGTGGGATCTTGCTCATATTGGGTTTGATATTTATGAAGAAGGATTAGCCATTTTAACACGATGTGAAATTAACAATGCAAAATCTTTTTTAGTGACAAAGAGTGACGATATTAAAAACTTCCGTACTCGTCGTGTCATTGGGTTAGAAATCATGCATGAAAATCAACCCGTTACGGTATACTCATGTCATTTAGGTTGGTATCATGATGAAGAAGAGCCATTTCAAGGGCAAGTGAATGAATTAGTTGCGCAGTTAAATCCAAATCATCTCAATATCGTTATGGGAGATTTTAACAATGATGCAAATATTCGTGACGAAGGATATGACTATTTATTAAGTAAAGGTTTAATCGATACTTATAAGGTAGCGAACATAAACGATGAGGGAATGACCGTTGAAGGTAAGATCGATGGGTGGTCTGACAATAAAAAAGATTTACGTATCGATCTAGTTTTAACGAATCAACCAGTCAGAGTCAAGTCATCACATGTTATTTTTAATGGCAAAAATAAAGAAGTGGTCTCGGATCATTTTGGTGTCGAAGTGGAATTAGAATTAACTCATTAA